Proteins from a single region of Oncorhynchus masou masou isolate Uvic2021 unplaced genomic scaffold, UVic_Omas_1.1 unplaced_scaffold_1048, whole genome shotgun sequence:
- the LOC135528847 gene encoding acidic leucine-rich nuclear phosphoprotein 32 family member E-like: MEMEKRISLELRNKTPAEVAELVVDNCRSSDGEVEGLSDDYKELEFLSMVNVGLTSLAKLPSLPKLLKLEISDNMIVGGLDQLSEKCPNLTYLNLSGNKIKELSTVKPLKNLKNLKSLDLYSCEITTLEDYRESVFELLPQVTFLDGYDHEDNEVPDSEADDDDNEGLDSEADDDDEHTAGPTRDGDDDDDEDDEGSEGEEVGLSYLMKDGIQDEEDDDDYVEEEEEEDGVGVQGEKRKRDAEDEGDDSDGDDD, translated from the exons atggagatggagaagaggatcAGTTTGGAGTTGAGGAACAAGACCCCAGCCGAG GTGGCTGAGCTGGTGGTGGACAACTGTCGGTCcagtgatggagaggtggaaGGGCTGTCAGATGACTACAAGGAGCTGGAGTTCCTCAGCATGGTCAACGTGGGGCTCACCTCCCTGGCTAAGCTGCCCTCCCTGCCAAAACTGCTCAAG CTGGAGATCAGTGATAACATGATCGTTGGAGGTCTGGACCAACTGTCTGAGAAGTGTCCCAACCTGACGTATCTCAACCTGAGCGGCAACAAGATCAAGGAGCTCAGCACTGTGAAGCCTCTG AAAAACCTGAAGAACCTGAAGAGTCTGGACCTGTACAGCTGTGAGATCACCACTCTGGAGGACTACAGGGAGAGTGTCTTTGAGCTGCTGCCCCAGGTCACCTTCCTGGACGGCTATGACCACGAAGACAACGAGGTGCCAGACTCCGAGGCTGACGATG ATGACAACGAGGGGCTAGACTCAGAGGCGGATGATG ATGACGAGCACACAGCTGGCCCCACCAGAGATGGGGATGACGacgatgatgaggatgatgagggttCCGAGGGCGAAGAGGTGGGGCTGTCCTACCTGATGAAGGATGGCATTCAG GATGAGGAAGATGATGATGACTAtgttgaagaggaggaggaagaggatggagtaGGAGTCcagggagagaaaaggaagaggGACGCAGAGGACGAGGGAGATGACAGCGATGGGGATGACGACTAG